Genomic DNA from Paenibacillus donghaensis:
AACTGCTTGAGTGGACGGAAATATACTGCGTTGTCTCCAGAGATCAGAAATTGATCATTCACATAATACAAAATGTGGTCAAATTGCGAATCTGATTCCAGAATTTGTGTATAGGAGGTTACCGCTTGAAATAAAGCAATTTGCTTGGAGACCGGTGTAGTCATCGGGGACGCAGAAAGCGCATCATTGATTTGCCCATTGACAATTATCATTAAAGAGATTTCTTCGATATGCGCCACCAAATTGCTCAGCGTATTTAAAGTTTGTTCATAGGCCTGATTGTCAGCAAATCTTTGCCCATTCAAAGCGTAGGTTCTGATTTCATTTTGCGAAATTAAAAAGGTAAAGATTAAGGGAACAAGCCCTATCAACACGAATAGACCAAGAAGCTTCGTTCTAATCGACATATTTTTAAGCAGAACATTCAGCCTCATAAATTGCCCAACTGCTTCCTATATTCCAAGGGGACATCCCCGTGCAATCTCCGAATACCCTTGTAAAATAGCTGGGCGTCGCAAATCCGCACATCTCTGATATGGCATTCATTTTGTAGCTGTTGTTGGCAATAAGCTTTTTGGCCTGCTCAATCCGATAATCTCGAATATACTGGCTTACAGTCGTTCCTACATCCTGCTTGAACAACATATTTAAATGCGGGACAGATAGATGCATATGGTACGCAACCTCCTGAACATCCAGATCGGTCTTACTGCAATGGTTGACCACATATTTGATGACGCCACGGGTGATGAGAGAATAGCGGGAGTTCCGATTAATTACTTCTAAATATTCCTGACAAAGCTCTTGCATAAATTGATTTAATTGATTTACCGTTCGGTTACTTCTTACGATTTGTCCGATATCAGCAGTGTGGTAAAGTTGTTCGACTTTCAAAAGCAGGGAACTCTCCTCGTTCACCAAAGTGTTTGCAATTGTAATAAATAAGGAACAGAATTTATCCTTTTCATAAGCTTTTTGGAAAATGAACGATTGAGATACCCTATCTATCCATTCGGGTAAGTGATTAGGAGAACTTTTCATAAGATTGAGGAACTCCATGTGATATCCTTGAGAACTACTTGTCCGTTTTAAGAAGCTTTCATCATATACGGATAAATAGATGTCAGGAAAGAAAAAACATATTTCAGATGCTTTCCTTGCCTTTTCCCAGCTGTCAACAACCTCTCGAAGCTTAAATACTTTGCTGCCAATACCAGCATAAAATTCTTTAGGATACTGACTTAATAGATAGCGGGCTAGACTTTCCAATCGTCTCAGATCCATCTTAACCACTGACAAGATAAAGGCATATTCTCCATTCCCTAAATAATCACCGATACATGGTATATTCTGATTATTCCAGAACTCATTAACTAAACTAATGTTATCGTTTTCATTTTTTAAAGATTGAATCTCTGTTACACATAAAGCAACGTATTGTGTATTTAAAGGGAAATTTACCACCTCACAGATTCCCTTGATCTCCTCAGTACGAGCCGACTTATCAATCAGAATTCTAACTAATCTCTGACGCTCTATGTCTCTAGTCTTGTAGCTCTCAAGTTCCTTTCTCTGACTAGACTGAACAAGCTCTGTGGTCTTTTTAATTGCAAGCTCCAGTTCGTCTATACGAATAGGCTTTTCAATATAATCAAGCGCAGCCAGCCTGATTGCGCTTTTCAAATAGTCCACATCCAGATACCCGCTCATAAACAATAACTTGCTGCTAGGGCAGATCTCAGTCAATCTTTCAGCAAAATCAATTCCATTCAACTTAGGCATCCGTATATCTGTTAGTACAATATCAGGATGATATCTGGATGCCATTCGAACCGCCTCTATTCCATCTCTGGCTTCCAGAACTTGTTCAATGCCATAACTTTCCCATCGAATAGACTCAATTAATGCTTCTCTTGTGAACTCATCATCATCTGCAATCAATATCCGCATAGTTCACCTCTCCTTTCAAACAAAGTTGTTGTAGAGATCAGCAATTCTCCTTTTATAAAATGATATTAACGGCAAGTCATCGATCGGTCAATCACTGCAAACAACAAATATAGTTATATATTTGTCTATTTATTAATATAGGTTTTGACAGTAAAGGAGTCTATACTGAGCTTGTAAATAAAGAAAACAACACAATTAAGGGGGACAAAAGTATGAAAATTCGCTATAAAAGAGCCGTGTTGACAACAGCAGTTTTCGTTCTTGTTACTGCATTAGCAAGCGGTTGCACTAAGGGAAATTCCAAAGATGCTGAGAGCACCGCCAAACAAGACGTAACAATTACTACTGCTCGCATGGTTGGAGCAGATTTTACCTTCAAGAACGGTGAAAGTACAGACGATAATGTTCACACTCGCTGGGCCAAAGATGTCATGGGTATTACTCTGAAAAATGAGTGGACAGTTGGTACAAGTGATGCTTACACCACGAAGCTTCGCCTGCTTCTGAATTCCAATCAGAAACTTTCCGCTGCTTCGCTCCAACCTACTCAATGAGATAATTCAAGGAAAACATTGGTCGGAGCAGAAGCTGGATAATCGGTTGGATATGCTCTCGATCCCGATTCAATCCGGAGAATACCTCTCCATGCTGCTTATTCGACCTGAGGATATAGATGGGATTTACAATCGTAAAGATATGCCCCATCTGGGATTTGCTGTAGCAAATGTTGCAGAGGAATTGCTGACAGAGTCCTTCGACTGCTGGTATTGTGAGGATCTATATAATAATCTTTTATTTGTAGTTAAGCCAAAAGATGTCGTTCTCTTGAAAACACTCTTGAGGAGACAGCGGACAAGATTCGCATTATCGTTAAGCAGCTACTTAAATTAACCGTCTCTGTAATAATCTCAAATCGTTTTTTGTTTCCAACCGAGATTCAAATCTATTATCAGTGAAGCATGGCCTCTATTATTCAGCAAGTCGGAAGTGATCAGGATTTTGTTGTTCAGTTGGTCGAGGACGCATTAGTAACCGGACCGGTTTCCCGCTCAGTAAGCTCACTGTATACACCACCGTCATTTGCTCATTTGTTGGAAGCTGGACAGTGGAAGGCCGCGAGTTCTAAGCTAGAGGAAATCTTTCAGGAATGGGAGGATTATTACCTTGGCTCACATGAACATCTAACCGAAAATTACTTGGCGCTGTCCTCCGCCTTTTCCTATTTCATTCATAAGACTACCTCCATCCCACTCACGTTTCTAAAGTATATAAGAATGAGACTGGTGAGAATATTGCCGATTATTTATTACGGCTGCGCATGGAGAAAGCAGTCTATTTTCTGAAATACACTACTGAAAAGGTTTATGCAATTGCTGACAGACTCGGCTACAATAATCCCGCATACTTTATTAAGGTTTTTAAAAGTCAATTCGGCGTAACCCCCCATGAATTTAGGGATTGATGATAAGAGCTCAAAGCAGAATTCATTCTCAAAAAAACAGGCCAGATGCATACATCTGGCCTGTTTTTTATGAGCGTTCATTTAAAGATAACCTGCCCTACATGCTCTCCAATGAAGATATTGCCGGCTTCTACATCAGTAACCTTCTTGCCTCGAATCACAACATTCTCCAGTGTGACTCCATCGACCATTCGTTCTTCATTAAATCCTATTATTTGCGAAGGGTACTCTTCCAGACCATTGTATACAATATCTTTAAAATGAATGTTCTCAATCCGTTTTCCAGGTGCTGGATTATATTTCGCATTAAAAAACACTCGTAAATCAAAGAGTCTGCCATTCTCAAAAGGCTCCACCCGGATATTCTCATATCTGACGTTACGTACAATATTTTCGTCTCCGGCATTGATCGCCATACAACCTAGATACTCTTGCTGCGGTTCATGGTGTTCTAGAATATCAATATTCTCAAAATGGATATCTTCTAGGATATCTCCACCATGCTCATGATCCCCATGACAACCGATAAATGTTGGATGCGCGACATCTGCCCAAAGAGTAGAATTCTTCAATGTAATATTCCGGCTGTCTCCAGAATAAGCGAACCGGCTTCCATAAACTGTGAAACAGTCATCTGAATTACGCATAAACACTCCATCTACCTCAACGTTAGAACTGGAAAGACAATCAATCCCGTCAGACCAGCCTGTACAAGAAAAAGCCTTAAAATCTGTAATCATTACATTGCTGGATTGACCGACATGTATGCTGTTGTAAGGTGGGTTGACCAGGGTAATTCCACTAACTTGTACATTCTTGGAGAAGTTGATTTTAATCCCACCATGCGGAGTGTCGCGTCCAATTCTAGCTTGATGCAGCACACCTCTTCCCCAAATCCTGACGTTTTCAACCTCATGACACTCCAGAGCGGACAGAACCACTGCTCCGCCTGCAAGGTAGACCTTTTTATTTGAAGGAATTAACAGCCCTTGTGGAAGAACTTGATGCAAGCCAGGGGCAAAATATAACGTGGACGGCTCTTTTCCAGTTATCGGATCTACCTCTGTGAATTTATTTAAAAGATCAACGGCGCTATGAGTACCAGGTTGAATATGCAATATTCCAAACTCTTGAAGATCTGGTTCATTTTTCATAATTTCCCCTGCAAAAATATGAAGATTATGATAACGATCACCATTGATCTCCAGGGAAAGATTTTTAGGGGAGTTCAGGATGAATCGAATTGTATTGTCTTGCCGTGTATAGCTGATGTTATAGGAAAGCGGGCGAATCGCTACACTGGACACAGACTCAGCATTGCTGATGATCTCAACTTCCACTTCGCCGACGAAATCAAAGTAAACCATGGACGCATTTCGTACCTGATGCATGTCAATCATTACGTTATAACACAATAAAGTCTTCCAAGGACCATCCTTAGATCTTACTTTAACCGTAAAGTCCTTGTTGGCCGGTGTGAATTCGGGAATATCATAAACACTCAACTGATGAATGACATTCATTGTCTTTACCTCCAGATTGGAAGCGCTTAAAGCGCTCCTTTTATTTATTTTCACATATATTGTATAGTCGTATAACTAACTAGGAAATGTTCAAAACATGCATATTTATTGTATTTTTCAGGTCTCCTTACTAATGTTGCTTATATTATTCCTGTATTTCAGTGGCGTTGTACCAAGCATTTTTTTGAACAGTTGGTTAAAATAGGAGGCATTCGGAAACCCGACAGTTATTCCAATCTGTTCCACCGGCAGGTCTGTAGTGCTGAGTAGGCGACAGGCCTGCTTAATCCGTCTAGCAGTTAAGTAATCGACCAGCCGGCCTCCCGTTTCCTGATGAAAAATCCGGCTAACATATGATTTCGACAAATGCGTCTCAGCCGCGAGCTGATTCAGGTTTACCTCTTCCTGATAGTGCTCCTCGATCCATTTCATGATTCTCTCCGAGTAACGGAGATTCCGCCGCCCCTCCGAAGTAAGGAGTGAGTTTTTTCCGGTTCCCATACACTCCAGCAGCAACATCAGCAGCATTGTAATGTCTTCAGAGTCGTCCTCAGCGGAGCCACATCTGGTGAGATTGTATCGTTCATACGCCCATTCCATCACCGGGATCTGGGCACTGAGATCGAATCCGCAGTAAGAGTTGTTGTTTTGCCATAAGGCGGAGAATACCGCACGACGTTTCGGGAAGTCCTTAAGCAGATTCTCCGCAACCTGCGGACCAATATAGAAAATACTGCGCACAAAGGGGGCCTCCAGCGATACCTCGGAATAAATCCTGTGCAACTGATAAGGTTGGAAGAAGAAAAGCATCCCGGGTCGGATATCGTACATCTGCTGATTAACGACTATATTCCCTTGTCCGCCATGAACGAACAGCACTTCGCAACACTGATGCCAGTGGTAATATCCTTTGTAGTAGTCATCGGTGTAGATCCGGTAATTCCAAACAAGCGACTTGTGGTCATGGAAAACAACAGGCTCGAACAGTTGCTTCATGTTCCCTCCATCATGACATAATATAATCTATTATACCCTTCTTTCAGGCAGCGAGCGCTACAATCAAGGCAAAACAAAAAGAATGCGTCCCGGCTATATTTAGGACACAATCTTACTTGATTCTTATTCAGCTCAGCTTCCCTTTATCTGTCAGTTTCCCTCTACCACAAATACAGGTCATTCCCCTTTAGCTTAAAGATGGCTTCTATGAAATAATAATCGCCATAAATAATAGCGGTGTGCCGGTTCGGATTGTGGTAGGCAGCGGATCCATTGATCAGGATATTGTCGGTCTCCGCCGACCAGTCACTGCGTGATTCATCCAAAGTGCGCAATAGCTTTAACGCAGTATTGAGATAGACAGCCTGTTCATTCTGGCCTACAGCCTTTGCAATTTCAATCAGGCCGCAGGCTGCAATTGCCGCAGCCGTGGAATCCTCGTATGCTGGTTCCTTCGGTTGTCTGAAATCAATGGGTATAACCCCATTCTCCGGAATATTGGCCATGAAATAATGCGCAATTCGTTTGGCTGTATGCATATACTCTTCTTTACCCGTGTGGATGTAACTCATCATGAAACCGTAAAGCGCCCAGGTCTGGCCTCTGGTCCAAGACGAACCATCTTCATAACCTTGTCCACCGTAAGTCTTCACTACCCCACCATAGAACGGGTCAAATTCCACGATGTGGTTAACCGAACCATCCGGTCTTACAAATGCAGTCATGGCAGTATCTGCGTGCGCCATAGCAATCTGTTTAAACCGCGGATCGCCAGTCTCTTCCGACGCCCAATAGAGTAGAGGAATATTAAACATACAGTCTACAATTGCCCATCCGCGAGTATCCCCTTCATCGAGATCATTCCATGCCCGGATGAATCGGCCAGCCAGATTAAAGCGTCCGGCCAGCAGATTAGCAGCATGGAGCGCTCTAGTTTTGGACTTCTGGTTACCAGTTACCTTATAATTAGCAACACTGGTCGGCAGCCACATAAACCCTACATCATGATGAAGCCCGTTATATTGCTGAAAGCATTCATCTAGTTTATCTTCTGAAATCTTAGCGATTTCTTGATATTTCTCATTCCCCGTCTCATGGTGCATCAACCACAGAATACCGCCCCAGAAACCGTTGGTCCACCAGCAAATGCCGTCGGCATCCAAGCAGGAAGGATTATCCACTGACCGATCATCATGTACTCCGTTTACTACCGTATAAGGTATTTTATTTCGGGATCGTTCGCTGACCAGATCCATCTTATTTGTAATTTTAGCAATAACCTCATGCAGCCATGTCTGGTCCGTATTCTGTAATTGCAACATATTCCTCCCGCTTTCCGATTGAATTCTTCAAAGAAACCTTCCGCTTGATTCTCCCTTATTATAGCTTTGAGCCGCATACCAAAAGTTATAATGAATTATACTAAAATGTTTGTTTTTTGTTTAGTTTGTATAGAAAAAAATCATTTAAAACAGCTTTATATAAGATAACTATGCTTATTTTATGACAAAATAACAATATTTTCGTGCAATCTATTATAACTGTTCTAGGGAGAAAGACGATACAATAAAAAGGTATAACTCGTCCATTAAAAACACATTACTCTCTATCCTATAATCCAGGAGGTTTTTTATCGTATGGCGCATAAGATTACAAATCCGGTGCTAACCGGATTTCATCCCGATCCTTCTTTTTTGAGAGTAGGAGATGATTATTATATTGCTACTTCCACCTTTGAATGGTTTCCAGGTGTAGAGATTCATCATTCCCGCGATCTGGTTCATTGGCATTCCCTTACCCGGGTTCTAACTGAGTCCTCTCAGGTTAATCTGCGCGGCAACGCCAGCTCGAGCTCAATCTGGGCTCCAGCCCTATCTTACGATAATGGTTTATACTATTTGCTGTTCACCGATGTAAAATCACGAAAAAGTGTGTATAAAGATCTACATAACTATCTGATTACCGCGTCCGATATTATGGGGCCATGGAGTGAGCCGGTCCGGCTAAACGGCAGCGGATTTGATCCGTTTTTGTTTCATGAAGAGGATGGGCGTAAGTGGCTGCTGAATATGCGGTGGGACTTCCGCCAGCAGCACAGCAATTTTTCGGGTATTATTATGCAGGAATATGATCCCATTGCCGGCAAGCTAACCGGTCCGGTTCATGAAATTTATAAAGGCACACCAACTGGTGTAACCGAAGGCCCACAGCTCTATAAACGTGATGGCTACTATTACCTGCTTGTCGCTGAAGGAGGAACTGGTGTTAATCATATGGTTACACTGGCGCGAAGTCGCAGCCTGACCGGACCTTACGAGACTGACCCCGATTATCCAATCATGACCACCGCACATGACCTAACCTTTGCCTTTCAGCAGGCAGGCCACGGCTCACTGGTAGAGACACAAGGCGGAGAATGGTATATGGCTCATTTGTGCACACGCCCTATTCCAGGCACAGGGACCATGAATCCACTCGGAAGAGAGACTGCTATTCAGCGCTGCGAATGGACTGTGGACGGCTGGCTGCGCTTGGCCCATGGCGGCAAGCTACCCGCGCTTACGGTGGATGCGCCGGATTTGCCGCCACATACGTTCGAACCGCTTCCGGAGCGTGATGATTTTGATTACAGGGAACTGGGATACCCTTATCAGAGCCTTCGCGTCCCCTTCGATCACTCATGGGTAAGCTTGACGGAACGTCCAGGTTACCTGCGTCTGACCGGCCGAGAATCTCTAGCCTCACTACATGATCAGAGCCTGATTGGTCGCCCGATCCGCCACTTCACCTGCTCCATATCCACCTGTCTTGAATTCAAGCCGGATAGCTTCATGCAAATGGCAGGACTAGTGCTCTATTACGACGACAGCGATTACTATTATCTGCGTGTAACGGCAGATGAAATCAGAGGAGTCGCCTTGGGTGTAGTGATGTGCAGAGCGGGGAAATACGCGGAAGTTTCCTCCATGCAAATCTCTGTGAAGGACTGGAAGCGTTATTACCTGAAAGCCGATATTAACGGACGGGATATTATATTCTATGCTTCTCCAGACGGAGAAGTATGGACAGCCATGTGCACGCCGCTTGATTTCGGCACGTTGTCAGATGAATATGGCGGCAAGCTTGGTTTTACCGGCTCTTACGCAGCATTATGTGCGCAGGATCTGGACCAGCAAGCGAAGAAAGCATATTTTGACTATTTTGAGTATTCAGCGCTGGAAGAATAGTATACATTGATAAAACAAAGCATGGAACAAATCTCTATGATTCGTTCCATGCTTTTGTTGTTGTCCTTATGCATTTGATAACTAATTGTATTACAAACCTTTTTCCGATCTACGTCTGACTTGCGCTTTAAACACATTATTAATTTAAATCTGACACATTCATTCTCTTTCAAATAATGATGATTTTAGCATCGGTAACATGATTGCCTTCATTCCCATCATATAATTACTTATTTACTTTTACAGTCATCGCACTGCTTTTTGTAATACCAGCGTCATTTTCAAGCTCTACAATGTACTCGTAGATACCCGCGCCCTTTCCTTTTATGCTTGTATTTGCAGTTTGAGCATTCGGTGTAAGTATGGCCAGAGTCTGCGTATCGATTAATTGACCATTTTCATACAACCGATACGTTTTCGCATTGGTTCCCCACCACATATTCATTGCGATTTTATATTCGCCATCACCATCCCAATTATCATGTGATAAGATGGGAGTTCCTGGATCAGCATGAGCAACCTTAACAGTCAGTGGTGAACTTTGTGTAATACCAAATCGATTAATGAGTTCACAAGTATATACATAGGTCCCATTTTTTTTGCCGCTGACGGGGATAGATAGACGCTGTGCAAAAGGCGTGTCATCTCTTAGTGATTTGCTTTCAATCAATTTACCATCTTCATACAGATTGTAGCTGGAAGCATTGTTTCCCCACCACATATTCATTGTTATTTCAAAATCACCATCGAGCAATCCGGTATCATACCCATTGTTACTGGACAAAACCGGAATTCCTGGAACTCCCGTTGCTTTTTCTTCATCATTAACAATGACAATCACAGTTAATGATGAGGTAGCTCCACTTTCGTCTTTAGCAAAAATAATAATTTCAAATTGGCCAGTTGTTTCTGGAAGCCAGTTCATAGTACCAGCATCTGCATCCCATTCTGCATGATTGGGTAGGTTTTCTATCAAATAATGTACCTTCTCACCTTCTGGATCTGCTGCGTAAACGTTGAAACTAACACTAGCTCCAATAGTAATATTTATTGGATCTATCGAGTCAAAAACAGGAGGGAGATTGAATGAATCACCAACAACCTTTACTGTAGCCTCAGCTTTTATATCGGTTCCCTGCACCGAGCCTTCAACCTTGAAACTGCCTACATTTGCGTATTGAGAAGGCGTTATAGTCTCCCAGTCAACCTCAACAGAATTAATTGAATCATCACTATATACTGCAGCAACAACAGACGGTAGAACAGGCGCTACCCCTACAGTGGTAATTACCTCTACCGGTAACAAACTGCTAATGCTCAACGCACGAGTCAATCCTTGAATGGCAATTTTCAGTTGATAGGCGGCTTCATTTACCTGTGTTTGAGTGCCCATACTATTTTCATTAGCACTGTCTATTGCGGATTGCAGTACTTCTACACTTTCTTTTGTATACAACTGCTGATCAATTTTACCGGCTTCTTCCAGTAGTAAATCCAGGAGTGTAGTGTCTAACGGTTTTGTGAGATATTGGAGCTCCATTACATTTGCAAACCCTGCTGGAGAATAATAACGAATGTACCGATAGGTTGTATCATTTGGTATATATACCGTCTGCCATTCATATTTAGAGATCCCACTAAAGGTATACAAGTTAGTGTAATTTGTTCCATCCTGAGAGCCTTGAAGAATTGCTCCATTCATACGGGCGGCATTTCCCGCTCTTGGGAAAAACTTAACATAACCTACAATTGCATTGTTATTTTCACCCATATCGACACGAATCCAACTTGGATTAGCTTCAGCATCCGTACCTGTTGACAAGTTACCATCAAAAGCAAACCATCCATTGGTTGCTGCATCATATTTTTTATCCCAAGAACGGTGAGAAGCTATTACCATAGGAGTTGTTATAGGAATTTGTTCCGATAACGAGTCAATATTCACCAATTGCTGTTCTGCCTGAACAATTTGTGCAGCAAGGGCCTCTTTGTCTGCATTTGGAAGACTCATATCTCCTTTGATTCGTTCAATTTCTTTCAGGAATAGATAATAGCTGCCTTGTGTGTATCCTTCAGGAGCAATTACATTTAAATTAACGTCGATCTTTAATGTATGAGTAGCTTCAAAACTGCCATTACTAACAATAAATACTATAGAATGTGAACCATAGTCTGCTTGAGTTGGCTTCCATTTAAATTGTCCTGTTGTAGAACTCAAAACAGCTCCAGCAGGAAGATTAGTCGCCACTTTAAAAGTTAATGGAATTCCGGAGGTATCAGTGGCCATAATGTAATAGCTGTTCTCTTGTTTTGCTATCCATGCAAGAGATTCCTCAGGAGAAACAATTGGTTTGCCAACCACCTTTATTGTTATTGTTCGAGAGGAACTCAAATTTCCAGATTTGGCTGTAAAGGTAACTTCAAAATTCCCTCCTTGATTAAGAGTAGGTGTCCAGTTGAAAATTTGAGTTTCCGCATCAAAAACAGCACCTTCTGGAAGATTACGTACTCCATAGACAATCTCTGAAACTCCTCCTGAAGCTTTAACTTTAAACTGAAGCGATTTGCCAGCAATCACATTCTGATCTGGAATAACATCCAATTTAGGCATACCTTCTATTAATACCAGACCATTAATTGCAAGTTGTAAACTTTCTGTAGCCGCCTCAATTTCCGGATCGGTTGTATCAACTTTTGACAGAACCTCTTTAGCATTCATTACCGCTTGTTCAAGCAGTGTTCTACTCTCAGGCGTATGAACACTGTCCAATAATTCACTCTCTGCTCTATTAAGGAAATAACTTAAAAGAGTATCATCTTTAGCTATCTTATAAAACTCCAACTCTGCAATGTTTGTATTTCCTCCATGCGTATCGTTATAACGGAAATAACGATACTTATCAGTTGCTCCAAACTCACTTTTGTACCATTTAGCTTCATTTATCCCGTTTATTACAAATATCGTATTCCAGTTTTGACCATCGTTTGATCCTTGAATTTGAGCTCCATTTATTCTCACTACACAGCAAGTTCGGGGTGAATATCGTACAGAATCTATTGATTTTTCATGGCCTTCTCCCAAATCTACCTGTATCCATCCTTTAGAGGATAAAGTATCCGTTCCTGTCGTTAGATCCCCGTCAAAGGCCAACCAACCATTCTGTTCTGCCGTCCCAGTACCACCAGAACTTGACCAAATTTTATCAGAAGCTTTAACCATCGTAGGTTGTATATCCAGCTTCTTATTTAACGTTTCACTAGATATCAGAGATTCTTGTGCTGTGTATAGATCTTTAATCAATTGCTCTTCATCATATTCTGGCTTTGTAAGTTCATCTTTCACACGGTTTAACTCTTCAGTAAATAAATAATAACTAACTTTTGTATAATTCTCAGCAGGAAGACTCTCCAAGTAAGTTAGTAAAGTAACAATTGATTCTGCCTGAGTTTCTACTACAGAAGAAAACGTTTGAGTTCCATCGCCATCAACGGCCAACACCTTGTAATATGCTGTACCGTATCTTAATGTGTCCTTGTACGTTGTTTTATTTGTATCTTTTATGACTTCCGTCCATAGCGACCCTTCTTCAAGGTCGTACGTACCAGGTTTGAAAACCGGATCCGTTATACTAGCTTCCTGATTCATACTGCGATATACATAAAAGGAAGCTGCCTGTTTGGGTTTATTCCAATTCAAGGTGATCTGGTCCTTCACTTGTATTACATAAGCCTGTGGGGCTGCAAAAGGTAACTCTTCAATAGATATATTACTAAACTGAGCTTCTCTAGAGGAAGTAACGCCGGCATGCAGCGCAGACGGAAATGGAGAAAATAACTTGTTCACAAACTCCCAATTCACTCCATCAATCGATATAAAAGCATTGATATAATGAGAATTGAAATCCCTAACCAATTTCAGATACGGATAATCTGCCACTTTGTATCCTTGTAAATGGGCGTTATAAGGACTTACTACTTCCCCAGACCACTGGTGAATCGAGTTTCGAGTACGATTTTGTAGAACTAGATTTCCTGATGAATCGGCTCCAAAATAATAATACCGAGTATCTGCAGTCAGTTGATCGCGCAGCATAATTCCCGAGGCGTTTCCAGCGGCACTTTCAATTTTTGCGCTAATGGAAAAACTTCCATAAACAGCTTGACTGACATAATGCATAGAATCATTAATGTCTCTTTTGTAAATGTTGTAATCTTCACCTTCTCCGAATCCAGTACCATTTGCATCTGTGATTACAATCGAGCTATTATTTATTATTGAATCTCCCGTAGAAGTTCCAATATGATCCTCTCTCCATACAGATTGATTACTTTCTGATGAATATGCGCTCAAATCAGCCTCAACTCTCCATGAATC
This window encodes:
- a CDS encoding putative Ig domain-containing protein, whose protein sequence is MNIQITVGKKQSKILHNARKIWFCCLVLVLILPLISPNVLQEASAEKVQSENIQDDGYLDKIIFGNPDSESVHNYTGESTRVVSGFLGESARVSEPLDPVEWQSGDLTFNMKVDPYLRNYLSVKFAGAEASSGNSIIEINGERVGFISHGDYQAINKGWTLRDRFFYVTTMLPLESTYGKDVVEITIKTQSTSNITTSSRGYYNAYTHNQAYFSVEGETQGEKLSKIPSEILAADISEADKEAIINQYTTDQINKFNDLSAKIDNSPTAKVSIVKYVDELRFYSMALLADWTPAQTPQQKKAALERIFKVIDNHTKDYYGNTKNVLRGGHQGDWGGYYGALGEALYIVENLIKDDEIYGQQAFDEFLDEPFVTGTIEGVTSLAGVDWNGGELTRREAWERVLKANFDFSRSRLSYIYNQVLYTYEGAWKSHEGLRMVGSSFYEGKERSHQILLETAGARPFLGEEVLVGPNGEELDLYHSLFYHDTTAVFTDDVIQIVGKGLAKSKLDVNGEVVRRKPYGEHYTGITEAGLTRENTYVANYGEAANYLAEYFYRTLNHEGDEALNDELLKISLQSIHARGYTRYTELDDNGKRIMRAEQVVDERNESLTGFYSYATRVGAGTALLFASLEKQMSDNALRYESPDWEKYWSYASEAAGYAQQQIQDNQLFNNFSSIKNTIDYRVADTYKYLTETRADYDRFNNQLMAGVVHPQTDFDYYTQSEIETLGVNPEDYEQFAWADIDNMFLSIRDGDSRIFGSLFYRNRGLTATGRLHVMNGDYENIVQIATDNIFQYSDYSLRSDIINIDFQSDRINNVTGAPNALAGELAPIAYQPGVGKVSRDNYEADSPYSGYSDLLTARYGKYFMIFNTTREEYGNKQTFEVDLPEGQSGSAILDLVSGSNISVINGKITIPAKTAMVLKLASDLEIAPKPSHVDFVNTILGNGYVALSWKMTSGGQTYTVKRSTSENGSYEAIATNVQGTFYKDTNVQNGNKYYYKVAAVNNSGAGLDSWRVEADLSAYSSESNQSVWREDHIGTSTGDSIINNSSIVITDANGTGFGEGEDYNIYKRDINDSMHYVSQAVYGSFSISAKIESAAGNASGIMLRDQLTADTRYYYFGADSSGNLVLQNRTRNSIHQWSGEVVSPYNAHLQGYKVADYPYLKLVRDFNSHYINAFISIDGVNWEFVNKLFSPFPSALHAGVTSSREAQFSNISIEELPFAAPQAYVIQVKDQITLNWNKPKQAASFYVYRSMNQEASITDPVFKPGTYDLEEGSLWTEVIKDTNKTTYKDTLRYGTAYYKVLAVDGDGTQTFSSVVETQAESIVTLLTYLESLPAENYTKVSYYLFTEELNRVKDELTKPEYDEEQLIKDLYTAQESLISSETLNKKLDIQPTMVKASDKIWSSSGGTGTAEQNGWLAFDGDLTTGTDTLSSKGWIQVDLGEGHEKSIDSVRYSPRTCCVVRINGAQIQGSNDGQNWNTIFVINGINEAKWYKSEFGATDKYRYFRYNDTHGGNTNIAELEFYKIAKDDTLLSYFLNRAESELLDSVHTPESRTLLEQAVMNAKEVLSKVDTTDPEIEAATESLQLAINGLVLIEGMPKLDVIPDQNVIAGKSLQFKVKASGGVSEIVYGVRNLPEGAVFDAETQIFNWTPTLNQGGNFEVTFTAKSGNLSSSRTITIKVVGKPIVSPEESLAWIAKQENSYYIMATDTSGIPLTFKVATNLPAGAVLSSTTGQFKWKPTQADYGSHSIVFIVSNGSFEATHTLKIDVNLNVIAPEGYTQGSYYLFLKEIERIKGDMSLPNADKEALAAQIVQAEQQLVNIDSLSEQIPITTPMVIASHRSWDKKYDAATNGWFAFDGNLSTGTDAEANPSWIRVDMGENNNAIVGYVKFFPRAGNAARMNGAILQGSQDGTNYTNLYTFSGISKYEWQTVYIPNDTTYRYIRYYSPAGFANVMELQYLTKPLDTTLLDLLLEEAGKIDQQLYTKESVEVLQSAIDSANENSMGTQTQVNEAAYQLKIAIQGLTRALSISSLLPVEVITTVGVAPVLPSVVAAVYSDDSINSVEVDWETITPSQYANVGSFKVEGSVQGTDIKAEATVKVVGDSFNLPPVFDSIDPINITIGASVSFNVYAADPEGEKVHYLIENLPNHAEWDADAGTMNWLPETTGQFEIIIFAKDESGATSSLTVIVIVNDEEKATGVPGIPVLSSNNGYDTGLLDGDFEITMNMWWGNNASSYNLYEDGKLIESKSLRDDTPFAQRLSIPVSGKKNGTYVYTCELINRFGITQSSPLTVKVAHADPGTPILSHDNWDGDGEYKIAMNMWWGTNAKTYRLYENGQLIDTQTLAILTPNAQTANTSIKGKGAGIYEYIVELENDAGITKSSAMTVKVNK